The Microbacterium amylolyticum genome includes the window GCGATTGAGTTGCCCTCGTGGGCGTTCGGCAACTCCGGCACGCGTTTCAAGGTGTTCGGCACACCGGGAACGCCCCGCGACCCGTTCGAGAAGGTCTCCGACGCCGCGCAGGTGCACCGTCTGACGGGTCTTGCCCCCACGGTTGCCCTGCACATCCCGTGGGACAAGAGCGACTACGACGCGCTGCGCCAGCACGCCTCAGACGAGGGCGTTGCGCTCGGCACGATCAACTCGAACACCTTCCAGGACGACGATTACAAATTCGGCGCCCTCACTCACGAGGACGGCCGGATCCGTCAGAAGGCGATCGATCACCACCTCGAGTGCATCGACATCATGCACGCAACGGGATCGCGCGACCTCAAGATCTGGTTGGCCGAGGGGTCGAACTATCCCGGACAGGCCGATATGCGCGGACGGCAGGACCGCCTGCACGAGTCGCTTCAGACCATCTACGCGCGTCTCGGTGAGGAGCAGCGCCTCGTTCTGGAGTACAAGTTCTTCGAGCCGGCGTTTTATCACACCGACGTTCCCGACTGGGGGACGTCCTACGCGCAGGTGGCGGCGCTTGGCGACAAGGCGCTCGTGTGCCTCGACACGGGGCACCACGCGCCCGGAACGAACATCGAGTTCATCGTGATGCAGTTGCTGCGCCTCGGCAAGCTCGGCTCGTTCGACTTCAACAGCCGCTTCTACGCCGATGACGATCTCATCGTCGGCGCCGCCGACCCGTTCCAGCTGTTCCGGATCGTCTTCGAGGTCGTGCGCGGTGGCGGATTGAACAATCCCGATGTGCAGTTCATGCTCGACCAGTGCCACAACGTCGAGAACAAGATTCTCGGCCAGACGCGGTCCGTGCTGAACGTGCAGGAGATGACGGCGCGCGCGCTGCTCGTCGATACCGACGCCCTGCGCGAGGCGCAGATCTCCGGCGACCCGCTGGCCGCGAACCAGGTGTTCATGGACGCGTTCTACACCGACGTTCGCCCCGCTCTCGCCGAATGGCGCGAGAGCCGCGGCCTGCCTGCCGACCCCATGCGGGCGTTCGCCGAGTCGGGATATCAGCAGAAGATCGAACAGGAGCGCGCGGGCGGCCAGCAGGCCGGCTGGGGCGCGTGAAAACGGAAAGCACGCCAATGACGAACCAGACTGTCGCAGACCTGCTTGAGCGCTCGAACCGGCTCGGCTCCGATCCGCAGAACACCAACTACGCCGGCGGCAACACCTCTGCCAAGGGCACGGCAACCGACCCTGTCACGGGGGAACCGGTTGAGCTGCTCTGGGTGAAGGGGTCCGGGGGCGACCTCGGAACGCTCACGGAGGCTGGCCTCGCCGCCCTGCGCCTGGACCGCATGCGGGCACTCGTCAACGTCTACCCCGGTGTGGACCGTGAGGACGAGATGGTGGCGGCGTTCGACTACTGCCTGCACGGCAAAGGCGGAGCCGCGCCGTCGATCGACACGGCGATGCACGGTCTCGTCGACGCGGCCCATGTCGACCACTTGCACCCGGACAGCGGTATCGCGATCGCTACGGCCGCCGACGGCGAGGCGCTCACGAAGAAAATCTTCGGCGACAAGGTGGTGTGGGTGCCGTGGCGCCGCCCCGGATTCCAGCTGGGTCTCGACATCGCCCAGATCAAGGCGGCCCATCCGCAGGCGATCGGCACGATCCTGGGCGGCCACGGAATCACCGCGTGGGGAGACACGAGTGAGGAGAGCGAGAAGAACTCGCTCTGGATCATCGAAACCGCGCAGGCGTACATCGACGCCAACGGCACGCCCGAGCCCTTCGGCGGCGTTCGCGCCGGCTACGCGGCGCTCCCCGAGGGGGAACGCCGCGCCAAGGCAGCCGCGCTCGCCGCAACCATCCGCGGGATCGCGTCACATGATGCTCCGATGGTGGGGCACTTCACTGACGCCGCCGTTGTCACCGATTTTCTCGCTTCCGAGCGCGCTCCGGAGCTGGCGGCGCTCGGCACCAGCTGCCCCGACCACTTCCTGCGCACCAAGGTGAAGCCCCTGATCCTCGACCTGCCGGCGAATGCCTCCACGGAGGAGTCGATTGCGCGCCTGAAGGAACTGCACGAGCAGTACCGTGCCGACTACGCGGCGTACTACGACCGCTTCGCCACCGATGATTCTCCCGCCATGCGCGGCGCGGACCCCCTGATCGTTCTCGTGCCGGGCGTTGGCATGTTCAGCTACGGAAAGAACAAGCAGACCGCACGCGTTGCGGGCGAGTTCTACGTCAACGCGATCAACGTGATGCGCGGCGCCGAGTCGCTGTCGACCTACGCGCCCATCTCCGACGAGGAGAAGTTCCGCATCGAGTACTGGGCGCTTGAAGAGGCCAAGCTGCAACGCATGCCGAAGCCGAAGACCCACCAGGGGCGCATCGCGTTCGTGACCGGGGCGGCCTCAGGAATCGGCAAGGCGATCGCCACGCGGCTTGCGGCCGAGGGCGCCTGTGTTGTGATCGCCGACCTGGACCTCGAGAAGGCTCGCGCGGCAGCGGCAGAATTGGGCGGAACCGACGTGGCAATCGGCGTTGCGGCGAACGTTGCCGACGAATCGGCCGTGCAGGCGGCGATCGACGAGGCGCTCTTGGCATTCGGCGGTGTGGACCTCGTTGTCAATAACGCCGGCCTGTCGCTGTCGAAGTCGCTGCTGGAGACCACTGAGAAAGACTGGGATCTGCAGCACGACGTCATGGCGAAGGGATCGTTCCTCGTTTCGAAGGCGGCGGCGCGTCCGCTGATGGACCAGGGACTCGGCGGCGACATCATCTACATCTCGTCGAAGAACTCCGTTTTCGCCGGCCCGAACAACATCGCTTACTCCGCTACGAAGGCGGATCAGGCCCACCAGGTGCGTCTGCTCGCGGTGGAGCTCGGCGAACACGGTGTGCGGGTCAACGGCATCAACCCCGATGGCGTTGTGCGCGGCTCCGGCATCTTCTCCTCCGGGTGGGGCGCCAACCGCGCCGCCACATACGGCGTTGCGGAGGAGGACCTCGGCCAGTTCTACGCCAACCGGACCATTCTCAAGCGTGAGGTCGTTCCCGAGAACGTCGCGGACGCCGTGTACGTGCTCACGGGGCCCGAGCTCAGCCGGACGACGGGCCTGCACATTCCCGTCGACTCGGGCGTCGCACAGGCGTTTGTGCGCTAGCGCGCGCATGTCGGTGAGGGAAGCACGATGAGACCAGGAACTGTCGCCGCCGTCGATCTCGGCGCAACGAGCGGCCGCGTGATCGTCGGCCGGTTCGGCGACGGCGAACTCGCGATGGAAACGGTGGGGCGGTTCCCCAACACCCCTCTCCGCACGCCCAGCGGGCTGCTGTGGGACATCGCCTCGCTGTACCGCGGCGCTCATGACGGGCTGGCGCACGCCTTCCGGTCTGCGCCCGAGATCGCCTCGATCGGCGTGGATTCGTGGGCGGTGGACTATGCACTGCTTCGCGGTAACCGCATGGTCGGAACGCCGTTCCACTACCGCGATGAACGAACGGAACGCGGCGTCCGGTCTGTTCATGAGCACACACCCTTCGCGGAGCTGTATCGCCGCAACGGTTTGCAGTTCCTCCCGTTCAACACTCTCTATCAGCTTGTCTGCGACGAACAGGACGGGTTCCTGTCGCTGGCGGACCGCCTGCTGCTCATCCCGGATCTGTTGGGCTGGATGCTTACGGGGGAGTCCGTTGCCGAACGAACCAACGCCTCGACGACGGGCCTGCTGAACGTGAGCACTGGGGAGTGGGACGAGGCTCTCGCATCGCGCATCGGTGTGCCGCGAACGCTCCTCCCGACGCTTATCGACCCGGGAAACGAGGTTGGCGGGCTGCTGCCACACGTGGCGAACGAGCTGGGCGGTTCCGCCCCCGTCGTCGCTGTCGGATCGCACGACACGGCCTCGGCGATCGTTGCCGTGCCCATGCGATCGGATCGCGCGGCGTACATATCGTGCGGAACGTGGGGTCTTGTCGGCGTGGAAACCGACGCGCCGGTTCTCACCGACGCCGCCCGCGATGCAAACTTCACCAATGAGGGCGGCGTCGACGGGCGCACGCGATTCCTGCACAACGTGATGGGCCTGTGGCTGCTCAGCGAATCGATTCGCGAGTGGGAACGTGAGCCCGGCGCCGCAACGATCAACCTGCCGGAACTGCTGGGCCAGGCCGCGCGGGTGGGCGGACCGGTCGGGATCTTCGATGCGAACGATCCTGTCTTCCTCGCGCCGGGCGACATGCCGAAACGGATCGCGACGTGGCTGCGCGAGCACGACCAGCCCGTTCCGCGCACGCGCGCCGAGTTCGCGCGGAGCATCGTCGCGTCACTGGCCGATGCGTTCGCTGGCGCGGTGCGAACGGCGTCGGAGCTGTCGGGGGTTCCCGTCGAGACGATCCACATTGTCGGCGGCGGCGCGTTGAACGAGCTGCTGTGCCAGTTGACGGCCGACCGTGCGGGCGTTCCCGTTGAGGCAGGGCCCGTCGAGGCCACGGCAACGGGCAATCTGCTGGTGCAGGCGCGCACGGCTGGCCTCGTGTCCGGCGACCTCGAGGCGCTCCGCGACATCGTCGCGCGCGGCGTCGACGTCAGGCGGTACCGTCCGCGCTCCTGACGCATCTGAGCTGGCGCCGCACCCTGCCGATCCGGGGTGCGGCGCCTTTGTGCGAAGCGCGTGTTTGGCCTGGTGCTTTGTCGGCGGCGGCGACTAGCGTCGATATATGCGGGCCGCCCCCGCCACGATTCATAAAGGAGAAGGTCCGCGTGACATCCGAGGAACGCCCTGAGCCCCACCGCATGACCGGCGCCATTCCGACGGTCTCTGGCGGCATGATGCCGACAACGTCGACGGGGCTGATTGCCGTTCCCACGGGTGCCATCACGGTTCCTCGCCCCGTCAGCAGCGCAACGGGTGAGATCTCGATCGTCCAGAAGGGTGATCAGCTCTCTCGAACGCGCCTGTTCTGGTACGTGCTTCTTCTCGGGGCGCTCACAGCCCTCGGCCCCTTCACCGTCGATCTGTACCTGCCGGCTTTCCCCCTTCTGGAGCGCGATTTCTCGGCGACGGCGGCCGCCATTCAGCTCACGCTGACGGGAACGATGCTCGGGTTCGCGATCGGTCAGCTGATCGTGGGCCCTCTGAGCGATGCCGTCGGACGTCGTGTGCCGCTTCTCGTTGCCACATCGCTGCACCTTCTGGCCAGCGTTGCGGCGGCGTTTGCGCCCAACCTGGAATCGCTCAGTGTGATGCGCGTGCTCATGGGCATTGGCGCTGCCGGGGGTGGCGTCGTCGCGATGGCGATGGTGCGCGACCTCTTCGGCGGCAGGCGGCTGGTCATCATGCTCTCCCGCCTGGCCCTTGTCACGGGTGTTGCGCCGGTGATCGCGCCCCTCATCGGGTCGATGCTGCTCGAAGTGATGGAGTGGCGCGGGATCTTCATCGTCCTCGCCTGCTACGGCGTCGTGATCCTTATCTTTGCGACGCTCGCGTTGCCCGAGACGCGCCCCAAACATGAGCGCGTTCGTGCGCAGAACATCTCGGTGGCGCATCGATATCGCATCGTCTTTTCCGACCGTGTGTACGTCGGCGCGCTCGTGATCGGCGCGATGACGTTCTCGGGACTGTTCTCTTATCTGTCGGCGTCGTCGTTCCTGTTCCAGACCACCTACGGGCTGTCGACCATGCAGTACGGTCTCGTCTTTGCCGTGAACTCGGTGGGCCTGATCATCGGAAACCAGATTGCGGCGCGGCTCGCGGCGCGCTACGGGCCGCAGTGGGTGCTGGCCGGTTCGACAACGGGCCTGCTGCTGGCGGCCATTGCGATTCCCGTTTCGGCGCACTTTTCCGACAGCGTGTGGGCCGTGATCGTTCCGCTGTTCTTCTTCATGTCGGCCTGTGGTTTCACGTTCCCGTGTGCGCAGGTGCTGGCGCTCGACCGTCACCCTGAGGCGGCGGGAACCGCGGCATCGGTTATCGGTGCAGCCAACAACGGCATGGCCGGCGTGATCTCACCTTTGGTCGGAGCGCACTCGGCCGGCTCCGTGATCACGGCAGGCTCGATGGCGTCGATCATGATCGGGTGCTCCGTGCTCGGAATTGCCGCGCTGTGGCTGATCGTCCGGCCCCGCACGCTGGGGCAGCTCTCCTAGAAGCGCTGACCCAGCCACCCCAGCAGGTCGGCGCGCACCTGTTCCTGTTGGAATCCGTTCAGGATCTCGTGGCGTCCGTCGTAGACGTGTGTTGTCACGTCGGAGAAGCCTGACCGCTTCCGGTAGGCGTCAGCAAGCCGGTGTACCGAGACGGGGCCGCCAACGGGATCATCACGTCCGACCATCAGCAGAATCGGAACGTCGATGCCGGCCATTTCGCGGAGCCCTCGGGCGGGACGGCCGTAGATGCGCAGTCCGCTGGCGGGGCCTAATGCTATCGCGAGGGGCATCTGCGACGCGAGCGGGTCTTCGAGCGCAGCGATCTGCACGTCGACGTCCTCGCTGATCCACTCGTTTCCTCGAGCATCCGGAGTGTTCCAGCGGGCGTTGAGGGGCGTTGCCGTGAGCGATCCTGGCCAGCGCAGCGCCGTGCCGACAAGAACGGCGGCGTCGTATGCGCCGGGGTGAGAATTGAGGAGGATCTGGGCAAGGAACGATCCCCATGAGTGCGCGATGAGAACGAGCGGAAGTTCAGGATGCTCGTCCCGCGCGATCTGCGTGAGCTGCCAAATGGCGTCCTCCGCTCCGCGGTGGCCACCGGGGCCCAGGCGGAAAGCGCGGTCGACGGTGCCGTACTGCTTCATGCCGGTGCGGCCGTGGCCGCGGTGGTCGTCGGCGTAGACAATCCAGCCGTTCGCTGTGAGCTCATCGATCAGTGCGCGGTAGCGGCCGGCGTGTTCGCCAACGCCGTGCAGAATCTGGGCGATGCCGCGCGGGGAGCCCGCCGGTTCGTAGCGGTCGTAGAAGATCGTGACGCCGTGGCGATCGATGAACTCGGGCATGCGGCCAGCATACGGATTCTCAGCCGCTGTCGAAGGTCGTGGTCACGCTGACTCGTAGCGTGGTTCATGAAACCGCATCTCTGAAGACAGGCGTGATGAGTAACGTCCTGACCGTGCTTGCGTTTCCTTCGCGCGGCGCGTTCCGGCGACTTACGCAGTGCTGAAGTCGTGGCCAGGGACGAAGAAACAGCCCGACGCATCCGTCACGGTATGGCGGATGAGGTCGTCCGCTTCGTCCAGCCGCCGCTGTGTGAGGGTGAACGTGTGCGGGTCTGCCATAAACGCCACGAAGATCAGTCCGGCACCCGTGGGCGGATCGAAGCCGTAGCTACGCCGGAGCATGAGGCCGCGGCCGATGTTGGCCGGATGGGCACGCCGCGCGTGACTGTGGACGGGCGTTGCGAGCGTTCCATCCGGCGCTTTGGCGAGCAGGTCCACATCGTCCATCGTGTCCCCGCCCGACAACGGTGCGCCCGTGTCGCGGCGTCGCCCGATGGCATGTTCCTGCTGCGCGGTGGACAGCGCGAGAAAGTCGGTCGCGATGA containing:
- the rhaI gene encoding L-rhamnose isomerase encodes the protein MSTLTPNILAELEKQAIELPSWAFGNSGTRFKVFGTPGTPRDPFEKVSDAAQVHRLTGLAPTVALHIPWDKSDYDALRQHASDEGVALGTINSNTFQDDDYKFGALTHEDGRIRQKAIDHHLECIDIMHATGSRDLKIWLAEGSNYPGQADMRGRQDRLHESLQTIYARLGEEQRLVLEYKFFEPAFYHTDVPDWGTSYAQVAALGDKALVCLDTGHHAPGTNIEFIVMQLLRLGKLGSFDFNSRFYADDDLIVGAADPFQLFRIVFEVVRGGGLNNPDVQFMLDQCHNVENKILGQTRSVLNVQEMTARALLVDTDALREAQISGDPLAANQVFMDAFYTDVRPALAEWRESRGLPADPMRAFAESGYQQKIEQERAGGQQAGWGA
- a CDS encoding bifunctional aldolase/short-chain dehydrogenase, translated to MTNQTVADLLERSNRLGSDPQNTNYAGGNTSAKGTATDPVTGEPVELLWVKGSGGDLGTLTEAGLAALRLDRMRALVNVYPGVDREDEMVAAFDYCLHGKGGAAPSIDTAMHGLVDAAHVDHLHPDSGIAIATAADGEALTKKIFGDKVVWVPWRRPGFQLGLDIAQIKAAHPQAIGTILGGHGITAWGDTSEESEKNSLWIIETAQAYIDANGTPEPFGGVRAGYAALPEGERRAKAAALAATIRGIASHDAPMVGHFTDAAVVTDFLASERAPELAALGTSCPDHFLRTKVKPLILDLPANASTEESIARLKELHEQYRADYAAYYDRFATDDSPAMRGADPLIVLVPGVGMFSYGKNKQTARVAGEFYVNAINVMRGAESLSTYAPISDEEKFRIEYWALEEAKLQRMPKPKTHQGRIAFVTGAASGIGKAIATRLAAEGACVVIADLDLEKARAAAAELGGTDVAIGVAANVADESAVQAAIDEALLAFGGVDLVVNNAGLSLSKSLLETTEKDWDLQHDVMAKGSFLVSKAAARPLMDQGLGGDIIYISSKNSVFAGPNNIAYSATKADQAHQVRLLAVELGEHGVRVNGINPDGVVRGSGIFSSGWGANRAATYGVAEEDLGQFYANRTILKREVVPENVADAVYVLTGPELSRTTGLHIPVDSGVAQAFVR
- a CDS encoding rhamnulokinase encodes the protein MRPGTVAAVDLGATSGRVIVGRFGDGELAMETVGRFPNTPLRTPSGLLWDIASLYRGAHDGLAHAFRSAPEIASIGVDSWAVDYALLRGNRMVGTPFHYRDERTERGVRSVHEHTPFAELYRRNGLQFLPFNTLYQLVCDEQDGFLSLADRLLLIPDLLGWMLTGESVAERTNASTTGLLNVSTGEWDEALASRIGVPRTLLPTLIDPGNEVGGLLPHVANELGGSAPVVAVGSHDTASAIVAVPMRSDRAAYISCGTWGLVGVETDAPVLTDAARDANFTNEGGVDGRTRFLHNVMGLWLLSESIREWEREPGAATINLPELLGQAARVGGPVGIFDANDPVFLAPGDMPKRIATWLREHDQPVPRTRAEFARSIVASLADAFAGAVRTASELSGVPVETIHIVGGGALNELLCQLTADRAGVPVEAGPVEATATGNLLVQARTAGLVSGDLEALRDIVARGVDVRRYRPRS
- a CDS encoding multidrug effflux MFS transporter; its protein translation is MMPTTSTGLIAVPTGAITVPRPVSSATGEISIVQKGDQLSRTRLFWYVLLLGALTALGPFTVDLYLPAFPLLERDFSATAAAIQLTLTGTMLGFAIGQLIVGPLSDAVGRRVPLLVATSLHLLASVAAAFAPNLESLSVMRVLMGIGAAGGGVVAMAMVRDLFGGRRLVIMLSRLALVTGVAPVIAPLIGSMLLEVMEWRGIFIVLACYGVVILIFATLALPETRPKHERVRAQNISVAHRYRIVFSDRVYVGALVIGAMTFSGLFSYLSASSFLFQTTYGLSTMQYGLVFAVNSVGLIIGNQIAARLAARYGPQWVLAGSTTGLLLAAIAIPVSAHFSDSVWAVIVPLFFFMSACGFTFPCAQVLALDRHPEAAGTAASVIGAANNGMAGVISPLVGAHSAGSVITAGSMASIMIGCSVLGIAALWLIVRPRTLGQLS
- a CDS encoding alpha/beta hydrolase, with the protein product MPEFIDRHGVTIFYDRYEPAGSPRGIAQILHGVGEHAGRYRALIDELTANGWIVYADDHRGHGRTGMKQYGTVDRAFRLGPGGHRGAEDAIWQLTQIARDEHPELPLVLIAHSWGSFLAQILLNSHPGAYDAAVLVGTALRWPGSLTATPLNARWNTPDARGNEWISEDVDVQIAALEDPLASQMPLAIALGPASGLRIYGRPARGLREMAGIDVPILLMVGRDDPVGGPVSVHRLADAYRKRSGFSDVTTHVYDGRHEILNGFQQEQVRADLLGWLGQRF